Part of the Aquimarina sp. TRL1 genome, AAAAACTAAACGATACATTTTATGTACAGATATATAATATTATTAGTTTAATTCTTTTTTTATAGCTGCTACGAGATCTCCTACATTTTCCATTTTCATCAAGTCCATTAATTTAAACTTAACGTTGAATTTTTTCTCTACTTCTCCTATTAACATCATATGGGTAATCGACTCCCATCCTTCTACATCATCCGCAACGGTCTCTGTTGTCAATTCGAAATCATCGTGTTCCAAAATAATAACAAACGATTCTTTAATGCCGGTTAATATATTTTCTACTGTCATGAATCTATATTTTTTGTGTATTTTATTGTGTAAAAAATGTTCTAAGTTCTTTTCTATTTATTTTGCCATTAATACTATGCGGAAATTCGTCTACAAACTTATAATGCGTCGGAATCA contains:
- a CDS encoding acyl carrier protein, giving the protein MTVENILTGIKESFVIILEHDDFELTTETVADDVEGWESITHMMLIGEVEKKFNVKFKLMDLMKMENVGDLVAAIKKELN